The Sciurus carolinensis chromosome X, mSciCar1.2, whole genome shotgun sequence DNA segment catcccACCTCCGTCCCACCCCCGCCCCTAGCCTCGGGCTCGGGCTCCCGATCCCGCTCTGGCTcccgccccccgccccctcccATCGCCCGCGGCCCCGCAGCCCCGCAGCAGCCACAGGGGGAACCAAAGAGACAGAAGCCTTCCCAGCTGCCCGGACCACAGACGCCAacaccccccgccccccaccacaCGCCGCCCTCCCGCCCGCGCCCCGCACGTTAGCCCACGACCGAGCGGCGGCGGCAACAGCAGCAGGCTGCAGGCTGCGGCGACTCGCATCGGCGCGCTCCTGGCAGCGCTCGCCATCCCAGGTGACTTGGACTCGCCAGTTCGGCTAGCTCCGGGGCCCCCTTCCCCAGCTCCCGCTCGCGCCCCCCGGCCCGGGTTCCGGCACCCACCGGGCCTCCTGCCCTCTCCCGCCTCTCCGCCCACTCAGTTCGCGGGAAGGGAGGTCGCGGCAGCGGCCCGGTGGCAGCGGTGACCGTGGCGACAGCGGCGACAgtggcggcggcggtggcggcggcggcggcggcggcggcggaggctgCGGCGGCCACCGTGGCGGAGGCGGTGGCGGAGGCCTCCGTGGCGGAGGCGGAAGCAGAGGTGGAGGCCGAGGTGGAGGCCGAGGCCtcgggagaggaggcagaggcggAGGCCACCCTGAGGGAGGCGGCGGCCGCCCTGGCGCGCGAGGAGGCGGAGGCCGCCCGGGCGGCAGCGCTGGTGGCAGCGGCGGAGGCCAGCGCggccgcggccgccgccgccgcagcggAGGCTGCGGCGCCCCCCTTGGGGGAGTTGGATGCGGATGAGGAGGTGGCGGCGGCGTTGGCCGCCGCGGATGCAGATGCGGAGGCGGGCGGGGGCTCGGAAGGGAGCCCAGATTTTCCCATGGCCTCGCTGTACGTGGGCGACCTGCACCCTGAGGTGACCGAGGCAATGCTGTACGAGAAGTTCAGCCCAGCCGGGCCCATCCTCTCCATCCGCATTTGCAGGGACAAGATCACCCGCCGCTCGCTGGGCTACGCATATGTCAACTACCAGCAACCGGTGGACGCCAAGCGAGCCCTGGAGACCCTGAACTTTGATGTCATAAAGGGCAGGCCAGTGCGCATCATGTGGTCCCAGAGGGACCCCTCGCTCCGCAAGAGCGGGGTGGGCAACGTCTTCATCAAGAACCTGGGCAAGACCATCGACAACAAGGCGCTGTACAACATCTTCTCGGCGTTCGGCAACATCCTCTCCTGCAAAGTGGCCTGCGACGAAAAGGGGCCCAAGGGCTATGGGTTCGTGCACTTCCAGAAGCAGGAGTCGGCCGAGCGGGCCATCGATGCGATGAATGGCATGTTCCTGAACTACCGCAAAATTTTCGTCGGGAGATTCAAGTCGCATAAAGAGAGAGAGGCCGAAAGGGGAGCCTGGGCCAGGCAGTCCACCAGTGCTGACGTCAAGGATTTCGAGGATGACACCGACGAGGAGGCCACCTTGCGATGAAGACATCCCAGGAGCGAGCCAGCAGAGCCAAATCTTGGCTCCCACCCGGTTTACAagccccccaccccaacccaccaGCAGTGTATTGTATTGGGAGTGcaggtctctctctcttcccaccacctccctgtccccatccccctccccgcctctcctctctccccctctccccacttcctagcttctccctcctcctctccttttctgccctctcctcccccaccccccaccctgccAAGGGCGTCCTGAACAACCCTACTAATCTGTGCCATTTGATAAGTTAAAGGCTGCCTCTTCTTCCCGTGGTTTGGTTAgtaaaagcattttctttctctctttgtttacTGCACAGGTGATACAATTTCATGGTAGAACTgtcagaaaggagaaggaaatcaGATGAGAGATGAGAGAAAAACCAAGAGAGTAATTGCTCCCCATGATCCCACTACCCAGAGAGAACCACTTTTACCTTTTTGGTGTGCTGTTTTTCCAGGCTCTcttatctccctccctctcaccctcaCCCTACCTTCCCTCTCTACATACTGTCGCAGAATGGTTCATGTATGTGGTGTTTCTTAACCTGCTTTTTCAGCAactaaaaccaaacagaaatcaaCCCATTGAACTCCTTTCCGTGTTATTCAACAGGCTTATGAAACATCATCATCAGTGCCTGCAGAGTGCTCCTGTGTCTCCATGGACCTTAACATTTCTGTAGTCATTCCCGCACTGTTGGACATTCAGGTGGTGCCTAGTTCTTTCCCTGTGTTTTAAACCAACACTGCGCGCTCTGATGAGTGAATCCTTCCTTGTCAAGCCAAATCTTTGCTAGCATCCTGGATGGTCTCCTTAACTGTGGACTCGCAGGATCCACATATAGACATTTCAGAGACTTTTCCTGTGTGTTACCAAAAGGCCCCCCCCTTCATAAGCATTGTGCCGATTTGCACTCGTGCCAGCCAGCGCAGCTAGTAAAAAGAGTATGCCCATTTTCCTTGCATAGTCTCCTGGTCACTGTAACTGgggtgtgtgcgtgcgtgcgtgtttgtgtgtgagagactgtgtgtgcacacgtgcccACGCACGTGCACATTTGTGTGCGTGTCTCTTGTTCAGCTCCGATGGGCTGCAAATGGTATTTCGCTGTCCTTGGTTGTTTTGCTGGAATCGAACACTGTTAATCACCCTTTCCCCCTGAGTCCACTTCCTGTCCTCTTCCCTGTtgtcagaaaaataattcagCTTCACTGCAGGAAAAACAATCACAAAGCAGACAAATTAGCAAGAAAATTAATGTCGTCGGTTATCAATCCAAATGACTACCCATGCTTCCTGAACCATGTTCATCTGTACTTGTGcagtattttcaaaaaaaaaaaaaaaactgcctgaAACATTTTTGGCTGTAGCTCCAGTATTTTTCTTATGCACatgtcacatatatatattataatgtacatactgattttatatctGCTCTTCAcacataagtgtgtgtgtatatttgtacaCACATACTCTTGATCTTCATTTCATGTCattaaaagtacttttaaaataatttctctggCTGCTACTATTCAATCCAATTCATGGCTATTGAGAGAATCTGTGTCTGTatcttttatgtgtttttgtttatatatgtatgttttaattCTTCTCTCATTGATGAACATCTAGATTGTTTTCTTGATCAATTTCTTAATTCAAACCTATGCTGCCAAGAAATTCATAATGCAAAGACCTTGCTGACATTTAAGAGTTTTTCTGAACATTCAGTTCTAACGGAAAATTTGATGTGTCAAAGAATGTGAGCTCCTTGGGTCTTTTTCATTAGAAACAGTGTATTATTCAGTGACCCTTGATAAAGACagtatgtgtttaattttctaaGGCAGAATTGTGAGAGTACTTGGATACTTGGATGATTTTCTGCACCTGCTATTAATATCATTTCTGCATTTTACCAATATTTCACTAGGGTAATGGGATTTTgtggctttatttttaatgtttatttttatataaattgaacatgattataatagaaaatattttttaaaatttgttaatgtaAGGCAAGAAAATCAAAGTCCTTAAACCATTCCTAATACCACTATTtgacaaattttaataaatatatacatacctcTATATTTATAATATAGTATGTATTGTTTCATCAGAGGATATTTACACCATAATTGTTCTTTGTGGACCTTCTGTATATATCATTACATAGTCTCCTACAATTCTCTTACATAAGATTCCATTAGAGGATTGAgccacatttttttaatcaaatggtcttgtgatatatttaaaatggttttattttttcaaattcatgatGAACATTTTTGTACCTGAGTATCTAGGAATATTTGTTTTCCCTTCCTATCTAGTGGAATTACAGTGATAGATACAGAcatgtcaaatatttttcttgggcTGTGGCGCatgtttctcttttaaagtttatatCCTCCAGTAGAAGGCTATGTACAACATGTTTCATCTTAAATTGGTCaaagtattttaagttttataaatttaaaattatgtgcatttttcttttattatttcatttaaatatattttttaaatggagatctgtcactttaaattatatataagtaaaactttattttctattcaggTTTTTACTATTCATCAATATATTTCATAA contains these protein-coding regions:
- the LOC124972049 gene encoding polyadenylate-binding protein 1-like 2; the protein is MASLYVGDLHPEVTEAMLYEKFSPAGPILSIRICRDKITRRSLGYAYVNYQQPVDAKRALETLNFDVIKGRPVRIMWSQRDPSLRKSGVGNVFIKNLGKTIDNKALYNIFSAFGNILSCKVACDEKGPKGYGFVHFQKQESAERAIDAMNGMFLNYRKIFVGRFKSHKEREAERGAWARQSTSADVKDFEDDTDEEATLR